The following proteins come from a genomic window of Tolypothrix sp. PCC 7712:
- a CDS encoding ParM/StbA family protein, which translates to MYNIYFADIGNFTSITALKGEKPRVIRSVFQDVTYTSARDIETDDSPSVKLDNKVLVLGERATKQKNPQTAAERGKQLPEFVKPFTLAGLRLDFEGTVRFLVPERNQWDEDTIRQTLIAEHQVTVNGRTYRHKIKNIEFYLETDVAVVNGYKKGFLDIEGDTLAIDIGGGTTNYCVMTPNGEVLTRRSIPKVGGVSLANDIINSDLMQSYAKRDNVAFKVAKMMDSIADGSLTYGRKYDFSSVFPGLLENWFNALMDSITTAANDYLADVTNIMLIGGCANLVRHKLSAKPGFYIPVDPHLSNIQALLAM; encoded by the coding sequence GTGTACAACATTTACTTTGCAGATATTGGCAACTTCACCAGCATCACCGCCCTCAAAGGTGAAAAGCCTCGCGTCATTCGCTCAGTATTTCAAGATGTCACCTATACCAGTGCTAGGGACATAGAAACAGATGATTCCCCCAGCGTCAAACTAGACAACAAAGTATTAGTCCTGGGAGAACGAGCCACCAAACAGAAAAACCCCCAAACCGCCGCCGAGCGAGGCAAGCAATTACCAGAATTCGTCAAACCTTTCACCCTAGCAGGCCTAAGACTTGACTTTGAGGGAACTGTCAGATTCTTAGTACCAGAGCGTAATCAATGGGATGAAGATACAATCCGCCAAACATTGATTGCAGAACATCAAGTCACAGTCAATGGCAGAACCTACAGACACAAAATCAAAAACATTGAATTTTACCTAGAAACTGATGTAGCAGTCGTCAACGGGTACAAAAAAGGTTTCCTGGATATAGAAGGAGACACACTCGCCATCGACATTGGCGGAGGTACGACCAACTATTGTGTCATGACTCCCAACGGTGAAGTCCTCACCCGTCGTTCCATTCCCAAAGTCGGTGGTGTTTCCCTAGCTAACGACATCATCAACTCCGACTTAATGCAGAGTTACGCCAAGCGCGATAACGTCGCCTTTAAAGTAGCAAAGATGATGGATTCCATAGCTGACGGCTCTTTAACCTACGGACGCAAGTATGATTTTAGTTCTGTCTTTCCAGGGCTGTTAGAAAACTGGTTTAACGCGCTAATGGATAGCATAACCACAGCTGCAAATGATTATCTGGCAGATGTCACCAACATCATGCTCATTGGTGGATGTGCCAACTTAGTACGTCATAAATTGAGTGCCAAACCAGGGTTTTATATTCCAGTTGACCCCCATCTATCAAACATTC
- a CDS encoding plasmid partition protein ParG, with protein MANESKDKIFFRTRIDAVIHKRFKKLCVDEDVTMESVVNKLIEDWVKHKEAESEKK; from the coding sequence ATGGCGAATGAGAGTAAAGACAAGATTTTTTTTCGTACCAGGATTGATGCGGTAATACACAAGCGATTTAAAAAACTGTGTGTGGATGAAGACGTAACTATGGAATCTGTGGTAAACAAGCTGATTGAAGACTGGGTTAAGCACAAGGAAGCAGAGTCTGAAAAAAAATAG